The following nucleotide sequence is from Pseudomonas sp. RC10.
TCAGCTCACGCAAATCGCTGGAGACCACCACCAATGCCCTGCCCTGTCGGGTCAATTCGCCGAGCAGCGCGTAGATGTCGAACTTGGCGCCCACATCGATCCCTCGCGTCGGCTCGTCGAACAGCATCACTTGGCAGTTGCGCTCCAGCCAGCGGCCGATGACGACTTTCTGCTGGTTACCACCCGACAGCTCCGAAACCAGTTGCGTTGGGCTGGAGCTGCGAATGCGCATGGCTTCGACCTGACGTCGGGCGAGAGCCATCTCGGCGTTGCCGTTGACCACGCCGCCGCTGGAAATCGCTTCCATGTTGCCCAGCGCGATGTTGGCGCTGATGGACTGCGACAACAGCAGACCTTCGCCTTTGCGGTCCTCGGTAATGAGCGCGATACCGTGACCGACGGCGTCCACTGGCGAGCTGACGCGCACGGTTTGCAACGGGCTGCCCACCTGAATGCTGCCGCTGTCGGCGGTGTCCGCGCCGTAGATCAGACGCAACAGTTCAGTGCGGCCTGCGCCAATCAGCCCGGAAATGCCGAAAATCTCACCGGCGCGGACATCGAAAGAAACATCCCGCACTTTGTCCAAGCGGCTGAGGCCTTTGACCGAGAGGGCGACGCCGCCAATCTTGCGCTCGCCAAGGTCGATGTGTTCGCCCAACTCGCGCCCCACCATGAGCGTGACGAGTTGTTCGCTGTTGTAATTGGCCATGGCATCGACGCACACGAGCTTGCCATCGCGCAGCACGGCGATGCGCTGGGCGACGCGAGCCAACTCTTCCAGGCGGTGAGAGATATACACGATGGAAACGCCGCGATCCTGCAGCCGGGTAATCTGCTCGAACAACATCTCCACTTCGCGAGCCGTCAGCATCGCGGTCGGCTCGTCGAGAATCAGCACGTGGCAATCGCCGATCAGGTTGCGGGCGATCTCGACCATCTGCTGATGACCAATGCCCAATTCACCGACCAGGGTGTCGGGATCAATGGCCTCAAGGCCCACTTGTGCCATGGCCTTGATCGAGTCTTCCCGCAATTTTTTACGGTTGATGAACCCGGCCCGACTGGGCAGGTTATCGAGAAACAGATTTTCAGCGACCGACAGCGTCGGCAGCAGATTGAGTTCTTGCATGACCATGCGCACGCCCAGTTTTTCTGCTTGAGTGCGGCTGGCCGGTGCATAGGGTTGCCCCTGAAACTGCATGTCACCTGTGGTCGGGGTAACCAGTCCACCGATGATTTTCGACAGGGTGCTTTTGCCCGCGCCGTTTTCACCGGTCAGCGCCAACACTTCCCCGCGCAGCAGCGTCAGGTCGATGTCGCCGAGGACAGGTTGGGCGTAGGTTTTTCCGATGTTGCTGACAGACAGAACAGCGGCCTGAGCAGACGCTGACATAACGCTCTCCACGCGCCTGCTCCCGGTGAGGAGCAGGCGGTATGTACGGATGATTGACGGGTCG
It contains:
- a CDS encoding sugar ABC transporter ATP-binding protein gives rise to the protein MSASAQAAVLSVSNIGKTYAQPVLGDIDLTLLRGEVLALTGENGAGKSTLSKIIGGLVTPTTGDMQFQGQPYAPASRTQAEKLGVRMVMQELNLLPTLSVAENLFLDNLPSRAGFINRKKLREDSIKAMAQVGLEAIDPDTLVGELGIGHQQMVEIARNLIGDCHVLILDEPTAMLTAREVEMLFEQITRLQDRGVSIVYISHRLEELARVAQRIAVLRDGKLVCVDAMANYNSEQLVTLMVGRELGEHIDLGERKIGGVALSVKGLSRLDKVRDVSFDVRAGEIFGISGLIGAGRTELLRLIYGADTADSGSIQVGSPLQTVRVSSPVDAVGHGIALITEDRKGEGLLLSQSISANIALGNMEAISSGGVVNGNAEMALARRQVEAMRIRSSSPTQLVSELSGGNQQKVVIGRWLERNCQVMLFDEPTRGIDVGAKFDIYALLGELTRQGRALVVVSSDLRELMLICDRIGVLSAGRLIDTFERDSWTQDELLAAAFAGYQKRDALLSEAAPRND